From a region of the Gossypium raimondii isolate GPD5lz chromosome 10, ASM2569854v1, whole genome shotgun sequence genome:
- the LOC105777472 gene encoding sucrose nonfermenting 4-like protein isoform X2, which yields MFASDMNSVREASRVTTAGMMLFPIQFTWPYGGRNVFISGSFNRWAELVPMSQVEGAPNVFQAVCAVSHGCHEHRISAVTLNQAMPRISEEDVQACRHRISVFLAAHTAYELLPESGKVVALDVNLPVKQAFHILSEQGIALAPLWDNCKGKFVGVLSASDFILILRELGNHGSNLTEEELETHTISAWKEGKAYMNRQVDGHGRPIPKHLIYAGPCDNLKDVALKILQSGVAIVPVIHSSSEDGSFPQLLHLASLSGILKCLCRYFKHCSGSLPVLQLPIYAIPLGTWVPRIGESSSRPFAMLRPTASLSSALNMLVQARVSSIPIVDDNDSLLDIYSRSDITALAKGRAYTHNLNEMTIYQALQLGQDSNTPYEMRSQRCQMCLRTDTLLKVMEQLANPGVRRLVIVEAGSNRVEGVVSLTDVFRFLLG from the exons ATGTTTGCTTCGGATATGAATTCAGTCCGGGAGGCCAGCAGAGTAACCACTGCCGGTATGATGCTGTTTCCAATTCAATTTACATGGCCATATGGTGGAAGAAATGTCTTCATTTCTGGTTCTTTCAATAG GTGGGCCGAGTTGGTGCCAATGTCTCAGGTTGAAGGTGCCCCCAATGTCTTTCAAGCCGTTTGTGCCGTATCACATGGTTGCCATGAG CATCGAATCTCTGCAGTTACATTGAATCAAGCAATGCCAAGGATTTCAGAAGAGGATGTACAGGCCTGCCGTCATCGCATCTCTGTATTCTTGGCAGCACATACTGCTTATGAGCTACTCCCCGAGTCAGGCAAG GTTGTTGCCTTGGATGTTAATTTGCCTGTAAAGCAAGCATTTCATATTCTGTCTGAGCAG GGTATTGCTTTGGCTCCGCTTTGGGACAATTGCAAGGGGAAGTTTGTTGGAGTTCTGAGTGCTTCAGATTTTATATTGATTCTGAGAGAG CTTGGAAATCATGGATCAAATCTGACAGAGGAAGAGCTTGAAACACACACTATTTCTGCTTGGAAAGAGGGAAAGGCATACATGAACCGGCAAGTTGATGGGCATGGGAGACCAATTCCAAAACATCTCATCTAT GCTGGGCCATGTGATAACTTGAAGGATgtagctttgaaaattttgcaaagtGGAGTAGCTATAGTTCCTGTTATCCATTCATCCTCAGAAGACGGTTCATTTCCCCAATTATTACATCTTGCTTCTCTTTCTGGAATACTAAAAT GCTTATGCAGGTATTTTAAACATTGTTCTGGTTCTTTGCCCGTACTGCAATTACCTATTTATGCAATCCCTCTGGGTACATGGGTTCCAAGAATCGGCGAATCCAGCAGTCGGCCATTTGCAATGCTGAGACCTACTGCTTCTCTTAGTTCAGCATTAAATATGCTAGTTCAAG CTCGAGTAAGTTCAATACCTATAGTTGATGACAATGACTCGTTACTGGACATATATAGTCGGAG TGACATAACGGCTTTGGCAAAAGGCAGAGCTTATACGCATAATCTAAACGAAATGACCATTTATCAG GCATTGCAATTGGGACAAGATTCAAACACTCCTTATGAGATGAGAAGTCAAAGATGTCAGATGTGTTTGCGCACTGATACATTGCTTAAAGTGATGGAACAATTGGCAAACCCTG GTGTTCGACGGCTTGTCATTGTGGAAGCCGGCAGTAACCGTGTAGAAGGCGTCGTGTCGCTTACGGACGTTTTTAGGTTCTTGCTTGGTTAG
- the LOC105777472 gene encoding sucrose nonfermenting 4-like protein isoform X1: MFASDMNSVREASRVTTAGMMLFPIQFTWPYGGRNVFISGSFNRWAELVPMSQVEGAPNVFQAVCAVSHGCHEYKFLVDGEWRHDERQPHKNGEYGIVNTFDALPVPVEVAQVQPRLDVLNSMEVDTGLTHRISAVTLNQAMPRISEEDVQACRHRISVFLAAHTAYELLPESGKVVALDVNLPVKQAFHILSEQGIALAPLWDNCKGKFVGVLSASDFILILRELGNHGSNLTEEELETHTISAWKEGKAYMNRQVDGHGRPIPKHLIYAGPCDNLKDVALKILQSGVAIVPVIHSSSEDGSFPQLLHLASLSGILKCLCRYFKHCSGSLPVLQLPIYAIPLGTWVPRIGESSSRPFAMLRPTASLSSALNMLVQARVSSIPIVDDNDSLLDIYSRSDITALAKGRAYTHNLNEMTIYQALQLGQDSNTPYEMRSQRCQMCLRTDTLLKVMEQLANPGVRRLVIVEAGSNRVEGVVSLTDVFRFLLG; this comes from the exons ATGTTTGCTTCGGATATGAATTCAGTCCGGGAGGCCAGCAGAGTAACCACTGCCGGTATGATGCTGTTTCCAATTCAATTTACATGGCCATATGGTGGAAGAAATGTCTTCATTTCTGGTTCTTTCAATAG GTGGGCCGAGTTGGTGCCAATGTCTCAGGTTGAAGGTGCCCCCAATGTCTTTCAAGCCGTTTGTGCCGTATCACATGGTTGCCATGAG TACAAGTTTCTTGTTGATGGTGAATGGCGACATGATGAACGGCAACCTCACAAGAATGGTGAATATGGAATAGTTAATACTTTCGACGCTTTACCTGTACCTGTAGAGGTTGCTCAGGTGCAACCTCGTTTGGATGTACTGAATAGCATGGAAGTGGATACCGGTCTCACA CATCGAATCTCTGCAGTTACATTGAATCAAGCAATGCCAAGGATTTCAGAAGAGGATGTACAGGCCTGCCGTCATCGCATCTCTGTATTCTTGGCAGCACATACTGCTTATGAGCTACTCCCCGAGTCAGGCAAG GTTGTTGCCTTGGATGTTAATTTGCCTGTAAAGCAAGCATTTCATATTCTGTCTGAGCAG GGTATTGCTTTGGCTCCGCTTTGGGACAATTGCAAGGGGAAGTTTGTTGGAGTTCTGAGTGCTTCAGATTTTATATTGATTCTGAGAGAG CTTGGAAATCATGGATCAAATCTGACAGAGGAAGAGCTTGAAACACACACTATTTCTGCTTGGAAAGAGGGAAAGGCATACATGAACCGGCAAGTTGATGGGCATGGGAGACCAATTCCAAAACATCTCATCTAT GCTGGGCCATGTGATAACTTGAAGGATgtagctttgaaaattttgcaaagtGGAGTAGCTATAGTTCCTGTTATCCATTCATCCTCAGAAGACGGTTCATTTCCCCAATTATTACATCTTGCTTCTCTTTCTGGAATACTAAAAT GCTTATGCAGGTATTTTAAACATTGTTCTGGTTCTTTGCCCGTACTGCAATTACCTATTTATGCAATCCCTCTGGGTACATGGGTTCCAAGAATCGGCGAATCCAGCAGTCGGCCATTTGCAATGCTGAGACCTACTGCTTCTCTTAGTTCAGCATTAAATATGCTAGTTCAAG CTCGAGTAAGTTCAATACCTATAGTTGATGACAATGACTCGTTACTGGACATATATAGTCGGAG TGACATAACGGCTTTGGCAAAAGGCAGAGCTTATACGCATAATCTAAACGAAATGACCATTTATCAG GCATTGCAATTGGGACAAGATTCAAACACTCCTTATGAGATGAGAAGTCAAAGATGTCAGATGTGTTTGCGCACTGATACATTGCTTAAAGTGATGGAACAATTGGCAAACCCTG GTGTTCGACGGCTTGTCATTGTGGAAGCCGGCAGTAACCGTGTAGAAGGCGTCGTGTCGCTTACGGACGTTTTTAGGTTCTTGCTTGGTTAG